A DNA window from Comamonas fluminis contains the following coding sequences:
- a CDS encoding sigma-54-dependent transcriptional regulator, whose translation MPTTPTSASILVVDDEPDLRTLYELTLLREGYRVETAGSVQEAREQLQGKRFDVMISDMRLPDGTGMELLLQLREQNRTERCIVMTAYGSAENAVNALRAGAFDYLTKPVDLRQFRQVVASAIQGIGAVPTPGISPNTASDADGCNPAQGDSALQALVGSSAAMQSVKQRVAKVAKGMAPVLVHGESGTGKELVARALHACSQRSDGPLIAVNCGAIPENLLEAEFFGARKGSYTGATQDRPGYFQAAQGGTLFLDEIGDLPLAMQAKLLRAIQERKIRPLGSTQEESVDVRIVSATHRDLAAQVQTGQFRQDLFYRLNVIEITLPALRERREDLPELCNALLHKLAHESGLHTPELDTISLTQIAQLELPGNVRELENVLHRAIALGDEGPLRLPEPSSSGDSSSLPQALSPAASPETGTALPAALPQDLQAWLDEQERSILVQALQDNGFNRTATAARLGISLRQIRYRIERLGIDLPSEGNKHHGDHS comes from the coding sequence TTGCCCACAACACCCACCTCTGCCAGCATTCTGGTCGTGGACGATGAGCCCGATCTGCGCACGCTTTATGAACTGACCTTGCTGCGCGAAGGCTATCGTGTGGAGACCGCTGGCTCGGTCCAGGAAGCAAGAGAGCAACTGCAGGGCAAGCGCTTTGACGTGATGATCAGCGATATGCGCCTGCCAGACGGCACTGGCATGGAGCTGCTGCTGCAACTTCGCGAGCAGAACCGGACGGAGCGCTGCATTGTCATGACGGCCTATGGCTCGGCAGAAAATGCGGTCAACGCCTTACGCGCCGGGGCTTTTGACTACCTGACCAAACCCGTGGACCTGCGCCAGTTTCGCCAGGTGGTGGCCTCTGCCATTCAAGGCATTGGTGCAGTTCCCACGCCCGGCATCAGCCCCAATACAGCCAGCGATGCAGATGGCTGCAACCCCGCACAAGGCGACTCCGCCCTGCAGGCACTGGTGGGCAGCTCTGCCGCCATGCAAAGCGTCAAGCAGCGCGTTGCCAAGGTGGCCAAAGGCATGGCTCCCGTGCTTGTGCATGGCGAATCAGGCACGGGCAAGGAGCTGGTAGCACGCGCTTTGCATGCCTGCAGCCAGAGATCCGACGGACCCCTGATCGCCGTGAACTGTGGCGCCATTCCCGAAAACCTGCTCGAAGCCGAATTCTTTGGCGCACGCAAAGGCTCCTATACCGGCGCCACGCAGGACAGGCCGGGCTACTTCCAGGCAGCCCAGGGCGGCACCTTGTTCCTGGACGAAATCGGCGACCTGCCGCTGGCCATGCAAGCCAAGCTGCTGCGCGCCATTCAGGAGCGCAAGATTCGCCCACTGGGCAGCACGCAGGAAGAGTCCGTCGATGTGCGCATCGTCAGTGCCACCCACCGAGATCTGGCGGCGCAGGTGCAGACAGGACAGTTCCGCCAGGATCTGTTCTATCGCCTGAATGTGATTGAAATCACCCTGCCCGCGCTGCGTGAGCGCCGTGAAGACCTGCCCGAGCTGTGCAATGCCCTGCTGCACAAACTGGCCCATGAATCCGGCCTGCACACCCCAGAGCTTGACACCATCAGCCTGACCCAGATCGCTCAGCTGGAGCTGCCCGGCAATGTGCGCGAGCTAGAAAACGTGCTGCACCGCGCTATTGCGCTGGGTGATGAAGGCCCGCTGCGCCTGCCCGAACCGAGCAGTTCAGGAGACTCTTCATCGCTACCCCAAGCTCTTTCACCAGCCGCGTCGCCAGAAACCGGTACAGCCTTGCCTGCGGCTCTACCTCAAGACCTGCAAGCCTGGCTGGACGAGCAAGAGCGCAGCATTCTGGTTCAGGCCCTGCAGGACAACGGCTTTAACCGCACGGCCACCGCAGCACGCCTGGGCATCAGCCTGCGCCAGATTCGCTATCGCATTGAGAGACTGGGCATTGACCTGCCCTCCGAAGGAAACAAGCACCATGGCGACCACAGCTAA
- the ampD gene encoding 1,6-anhydro-N-acetylmuramyl-L-alanine amidase AmpD, with protein sequence MATTAKPADHRSTWESGWWQAAHKLASPNFGPRPADASIDLVVVHSISLPPGQYGTGAVQQLFTNQLDWDAHPYYQGIRGLEVSSHFFITRQGEVWQFVSCDDRAWHAGVSHWRGRDRCNDDSIGIELEGLEGLHFESAQYLALQNLCQAIGDHYAIAYIAGHEHIAPGRKHDPGAGFDWKALTAQLKAQSSTSHWQLPPQV encoded by the coding sequence ATGGCGACCACAGCTAAGCCAGCAGACCATCGCTCCACCTGGGAGTCCGGCTGGTGGCAGGCTGCGCACAAGCTAGCCTCTCCCAACTTCGGCCCGCGCCCCGCAGATGCCAGCATTGACCTGGTTGTTGTTCATTCCATCAGCCTGCCGCCGGGCCAGTACGGCACCGGCGCTGTGCAGCAGCTGTTCACCAACCAGCTAGACTGGGATGCACACCCCTACTATCAAGGCATTCGCGGGCTGGAAGTTTCCTCGCACTTCTTCATTACGCGCCAGGGCGAGGTCTGGCAGTTTGTGAGCTGTGACGACAGAGCCTGGCATGCAGGCGTCAGCCACTGGCGCGGTCGCGATCGCTGCAATGATGACTCCATCGGCATAGAGCTCGAGGGCCTGGAGGGCCTGCACTTCGAATCTGCGCAATATCTGGCGCTGCAGAATCTGTGCCAGGCCATTGGCGATCACTACGCCATTGCCTATATCGCTGGCCACGAACATATTGCCCCCGGCCGCAAGCATGACCCCGGCGCCGGCTTTGACTGGAAAGCGCTCACTGCACAGCTCAAAGCCCAAAGCAGCACCAGCCACTGGCAACTGCCCCCGCAAGTTTGA